One Caretta caretta isolate rCarCar2 chromosome 8, rCarCar1.hap1, whole genome shotgun sequence DNA window includes the following coding sequences:
- the FNDC7 gene encoding fibronectin type III domain-containing protein 7 isoform X1: MCSGKGKSSVLIGFILISLEMIVSANTGFSISIYNVTSRNIYLRWSKFSGAFSYRITATPMNTVGHPLLAHFNDVPVIGVLTLLTPNTVHTVKVEAIDKNGIILAEAQTMQLTAPEIPAIDQAYSKLSNSITVEWAAVPGATSYLLTAQDGESFIETIVINSPGTVTGLKAATLYKITIRSINSGGRSLPSPSKKAKTVLAAPVLSVSSPSYDSIVVSWGAVYMAVGFSVSIMRSDGLGSMTKENTTHTSLVFTSLDPGTLYTIKAHAWNVNGIPGDDFTYNQITSPHAPSDVQVAFDSGTLRATVSWIPTEGTLNYSVTASSGTSKLNCSTSSTSCTLSSLQCGSEYSVYVIANNGAGSSKPTDAVSLKTVPCAPGSITIEEDNPGKLSVSWSNVDLGDYYVVFVKSDDGLEVHCNTSHTQCHFQSDCGFTYFISVFAYNKAGQSPLGDVLNYTTAPCCPSDFYPVFVSSDTVEIVWSPVRGAEMYETKAVDGVGVVLCNDTATICILSALQCNTQYNITVYSYSEIRGSNTSCVSKYVATAPCSPEIKSISQDDLSIISVHWQANNDETIYTVTARGEAGLWRCTSSGNSCSITDLPCGSVFSVSAVAITTAGQSLPSYSVPLETAPCCPNDLTVTQVMQSITNISWSVGAGAKTYITILESPKGPAKCHTLQNHCLLGCITCGTTYTVSLKVISETGLASDCTYQDYSSSACCPSGVKLYRLRNNGIRIYWRASAGLIKYSTDLYGSKGNFTCTPTSGLSYCDVTEIPCGDVYTVVVSPVPEKGSKLTFCPKKIYSVTCSGSSVGMVIYRGKRSPE; this comes from the exons ATGTGCAGTGGAAAAGGTAAATCTTCGGTACTTATTGGATTTATCCTCATCAGTCTTGAAATG ATTGTTTCAGCTAACACAG GTTTCTCTATATCCATATATAATGTGACATCAAGAAACATATATCTCAGATGGTCCAAGTTTTCAGGAGCCTTTTCCTACAGaatcacagcaacccccatgaACACAGTAGGCCACCCTTTGCTGGCGCACTTCAATGATGTTCCAGTTATAGGCGTTCTTACTTTACTAACTCCCAACACTGTCCACACTGTAAAAGTGGAAGCCATTGATAAGAATGGAATTATCCTGGCAGAAGCACAAACTATGCAGTTAACAG CTCCTGAGATACCTGCTATTGACCAAGCTTATTCAAAACTGAGCAACAGTATCACAGTGGAATGGGCAGCTGTTCCTGGGGCTACCAGTTATTTACTGACTGCACAGGACGGAGAGTCTTTCATTGAAACTATAGTCATAAATTCACCAGGCACAGTGACAGGATTGAAGGCTGCTACATTGTACAAAATCACCATCAGATCTATAAACTCTGGAGGAAGAAGCCTACCTTCGCCTTCAAAGAAGGCAAAGACAG TCTTGGCTGCTCCGGTCCTGTCTGTAAGTTCTCCAAGTTACGACTCCATAGTGGTGAGCTGGGGAGCTGTATATATGGCAGTTGGATTCTCTGTGTCCATCATGAGATCAGATGGTTTAGGCAGTATGACGAAAGAGAACACCACCCATACCTCCTTGGTATTTACCAGTCTAGATCCAGGAACTCTCTATACCATCAAGGCACATGCCTGGAATGTTAATGGGATACCTGGAGATGATTTCACGTACAACCAAATAACAA GTCCTCATGCACCATCAGATGTTCAAGTTGCTTTTGATAGTGGAACTTTGAGGGCCACTGTTTCTTGGATACCGACAGAGGGAACTTTAAATTACAGTGTGACAGCCAGCAGTGGAACCTCCAAACTGAACTGTAGCACATCTTCCACTTCCTGCACTTTGTCTTCACTCCAGTGTGGTTCTGAATACTCTGTTTATGTCATAGCAAATAATGGTGCTGGATCCAGTAAACCTACAGATGCAGTGAGTTTAAAAACTG TCCCTTGTGCACCAGGAAGTATAACAATAGAAGAGGACAACCCTGGTAAATTGTCAGTCTCATGGTCTAATGTAGATCTTGGAGATTATTATGTGGTTTTTGTGAAAAGCGATGATGGCTTGGAAGTGCACTGCAACACATCCCATACCCAATGCCACTTCCAATCAGATTGTGGTTTCACTTACTTCATTAGTGTCTTCGCATATAACAAGGCAGGACAGAGTCCTTTAGGGGATGTACTCAATTATACTACTG CACCTTGTTGCCCCAGTGACTTTTACCCAGTGTTTGTGTCCAGTGATACAGTTGAGATTGTCTGGTCTCCTGTCCGTGGTGCTGAAATGTATGAAACAAAAGCTGTTGATGGAGTTGGTGTAGTATTGTGTAATGACACTGCCACAATTTGCATCCTGTCTGCATTGCAATGTAACACCCAATATAACATCACTGTGTATTCTTACAGTGAAATCAGGGGCAGCAATACATCATGTGTATCTAAATATGTGGCAACAG CTCCATGCAGTCCTGAAATAAAAAGCATCTCACAGGATGATCTTTCCATAATTAGTGTACACTGGCAGGCCAATAATGATGAAACTATATACACTGTTACTGCTAGAGGAGAGGCTGGATTGTGGCGTTGCACAAGTTCCGGAAATTCCTGTAGCATAACTGATCTTCCCTGTGGATCAGTTTTCTCAGTTAGTGCTGTGGCAATTACAACAGCAGGACAGAGCTTACCTAGTTACAGTGTCCCTTTAGAGACAG cTCCTTGTTGCCCTAATGATCTGACAGTAACTCAAGTGATGCAGTCTATAACAAATATCAGCTGGTCGGTTGGGGCTGGTGCAAAGACATACATAACAATACTGGAATCACCAAAAGGACCGGCCAAGTGCCACACACTTCAAAACCACTGTCTCCTGGGATGCATTACATGTGGCACCACCTATACAGTGTCTCTGAAAGTGATTAGTGAAACTGGTTTGGCCTCAGACTGCACATATCAAGACTATTCTTCTA gtGCTTGCTGTCCTTCTGGGGTGAAATTATATAGATTGCGCAATAATGGTATCCGAATATACTGGCGAGCTTCTGCAGGGTTGATAAAGTATAGTACAGATCTATATGGATCAAAAGGCAATTTCACCTGTACCCCTACTTCAGGTTTGAGTTATTGTGATGTCACCGAGATACCTTGTGGGGATGTCTATACAGTGGTAGTTTCTCCAGTTCCTGAGAAAGGATCAAAGCTTACATTTTGCCCTAAAAAAATATATTCAG TGACCTGCTCTGGAAGTTCTGTTGGAATGG TGATCTATAGAGGAAAGAGAAGTCCAGAATAA
- the FNDC7 gene encoding fibronectin type III domain-containing protein 7 isoform X11: MCSGKGKSSVLIGFILISLEMIVSANTGFSISIYNVTSRNIYLRWSKFSGAFSYRITATPMNTVGHPLLAHFNDVPVIGVLTLLTPNTVHTVKVEAIDKNGIILAEAQTMQLTAPEIPAIDQAYSKLSNSITVEWAAVPGATSYLLTAQDGESFIETIVINSPGTVTGLKAATLYKITIRSINSGGRSLPSPSKKAKTVLAAPVLSVSSPSYDSIVVSWGAVYMAVGFSVSIMRSDGLGSMTKENTTHTSLVFTSLDPGTLYTIKAHAWNVNGIPGDDFTYNQITIPCAPGSITIEEDNPGKLSVSWSNVDLGDYYVVFVKSDDGLEVHCNTSHTQCHFQSDCGFTYFISVFAYNKAGQSPLGDVLNYTTAPCCPSDFYPVFVSSDTVEIVWSPVRGAEMYETKAVDGVGVVLCNDTATICILSALQCNTQYNITVYSYSEIRGSNTSCVSKYVATAPCSPEIKSISQDDLSIISVHWQANNDETIYTVTARGEAGLWRCTSSGNSCSITDLPCGSVFSVSAVAITTAGQSLPSYSVPLETAPCCPNDLTVTQVMQSITNISWSVGAGAKTYITILESPKGPAKCHTLQNHCLLGCITCGTTYTVSLKVISETGLASDCTYQDYSSSACCPSGVKLYRLRNNGIRIYWRASAGLIKYSTDLYGSKGNFTCTPTSGLSYCDVTEIPCGDVYTVVVSPVPEKGSKLTFCPKKIYSVTCSGSSVGMVIYRGKRSPE; this comes from the exons ATGTGCAGTGGAAAAGGTAAATCTTCGGTACTTATTGGATTTATCCTCATCAGTCTTGAAATG ATTGTTTCAGCTAACACAG GTTTCTCTATATCCATATATAATGTGACATCAAGAAACATATATCTCAGATGGTCCAAGTTTTCAGGAGCCTTTTCCTACAGaatcacagcaacccccatgaACACAGTAGGCCACCCTTTGCTGGCGCACTTCAATGATGTTCCAGTTATAGGCGTTCTTACTTTACTAACTCCCAACACTGTCCACACTGTAAAAGTGGAAGCCATTGATAAGAATGGAATTATCCTGGCAGAAGCACAAACTATGCAGTTAACAG CTCCTGAGATACCTGCTATTGACCAAGCTTATTCAAAACTGAGCAACAGTATCACAGTGGAATGGGCAGCTGTTCCTGGGGCTACCAGTTATTTACTGACTGCACAGGACGGAGAGTCTTTCATTGAAACTATAGTCATAAATTCACCAGGCACAGTGACAGGATTGAAGGCTGCTACATTGTACAAAATCACCATCAGATCTATAAACTCTGGAGGAAGAAGCCTACCTTCGCCTTCAAAGAAGGCAAAGACAG TCTTGGCTGCTCCGGTCCTGTCTGTAAGTTCTCCAAGTTACGACTCCATAGTGGTGAGCTGGGGAGCTGTATATATGGCAGTTGGATTCTCTGTGTCCATCATGAGATCAGATGGTTTAGGCAGTATGACGAAAGAGAACACCACCCATACCTCCTTGGTATTTACCAGTCTAGATCCAGGAACTCTCTATACCATCAAGGCACATGCCTGGAATGTTAATGGGATACCTGGAGATGATTTCACGTACAACCAAATAACAA TCCCTTGTGCACCAGGAAGTATAACAATAGAAGAGGACAACCCTGGTAAATTGTCAGTCTCATGGTCTAATGTAGATCTTGGAGATTATTATGTGGTTTTTGTGAAAAGCGATGATGGCTTGGAAGTGCACTGCAACACATCCCATACCCAATGCCACTTCCAATCAGATTGTGGTTTCACTTACTTCATTAGTGTCTTCGCATATAACAAGGCAGGACAGAGTCCTTTAGGGGATGTACTCAATTATACTACTG CACCTTGTTGCCCCAGTGACTTTTACCCAGTGTTTGTGTCCAGTGATACAGTTGAGATTGTCTGGTCTCCTGTCCGTGGTGCTGAAATGTATGAAACAAAAGCTGTTGATGGAGTTGGTGTAGTATTGTGTAATGACACTGCCACAATTTGCATCCTGTCTGCATTGCAATGTAACACCCAATATAACATCACTGTGTATTCTTACAGTGAAATCAGGGGCAGCAATACATCATGTGTATCTAAATATGTGGCAACAG CTCCATGCAGTCCTGAAATAAAAAGCATCTCACAGGATGATCTTTCCATAATTAGTGTACACTGGCAGGCCAATAATGATGAAACTATATACACTGTTACTGCTAGAGGAGAGGCTGGATTGTGGCGTTGCACAAGTTCCGGAAATTCCTGTAGCATAACTGATCTTCCCTGTGGATCAGTTTTCTCAGTTAGTGCTGTGGCAATTACAACAGCAGGACAGAGCTTACCTAGTTACAGTGTCCCTTTAGAGACAG cTCCTTGTTGCCCTAATGATCTGACAGTAACTCAAGTGATGCAGTCTATAACAAATATCAGCTGGTCGGTTGGGGCTGGTGCAAAGACATACATAACAATACTGGAATCACCAAAAGGACCGGCCAAGTGCCACACACTTCAAAACCACTGTCTCCTGGGATGCATTACATGTGGCACCACCTATACAGTGTCTCTGAAAGTGATTAGTGAAACTGGTTTGGCCTCAGACTGCACATATCAAGACTATTCTTCTA gtGCTTGCTGTCCTTCTGGGGTGAAATTATATAGATTGCGCAATAATGGTATCCGAATATACTGGCGAGCTTCTGCAGGGTTGATAAAGTATAGTACAGATCTATATGGATCAAAAGGCAATTTCACCTGTACCCCTACTTCAGGTTTGAGTTATTGTGATGTCACCGAGATACCTTGTGGGGATGTCTATACAGTGGTAGTTTCTCCAGTTCCTGAGAAAGGATCAAAGCTTACATTTTGCCCTAAAAAAATATATTCAG TGACCTGCTCTGGAAGTTCTGTTGGAATGG TGATCTATAGAGGAAAGAGAAGTCCAGAATAA
- the FNDC7 gene encoding fibronectin type III domain-containing protein 7 isoform X9, protein MCSGKGKSSVLIGFILISLEMIVSANTGFSISIYNVTSRNIYLRWSKFSGAFSYRITATPMNTVGHPLLAHFNDVPVIGVLTLLTPNTVHTVKVEAIDKNGIILAEAQTMQLTAPEIPAIDQAYSKLSNSITVEWAAVPGATSYLLTAQDGESFIETIVINSPGTVTGLKAATLYKITIRSINSGGRSLPSPSKKAKTVLAAPVLSVSSPSYDSIVVSWGAVYMAVGFSVSIMRSDGLGSMTKENTTHTSLVFTSLDPGTLYTIKAHAWNVNGIPGDDFTYNQITSPHAPSDVQVAFDSGTLRATVSWIPTEGTLNYSVTASSGTSKLNCSTSSTSCTLSSLQCGSEYSVYVIANNGAGSSKPTDAVSLKTVPCAPGSITIEEDNPGKLSVSWSNVDLGDYYVVFVKSDDGLEVHCNTSHTQCHFQSDCGFTYFISVFAYNKAGQSPLGDVLNYTTAPCCPSDFYPVFVSSDTVEIVWSPVRGAEMYETKAVDGVGVVLCNDTATICILSALQCNTQYNITVYSYSEIRGSNTSCVSKYVATAPCCPNDLTVTQVMQSITNISWSVGAGAKTYITILESPKGPAKCHTLQNHCLLGCITCGTTYTVSLKVISETGLASDCTYQDYSSSACCPSGVKLYRLRNNGIRIYWRASAGLIKYSTDLYGSKGNFTCTPTSGLSYCDVTEIPCGDVYTVVVSPVPEKGSKLTFCPKKIYSVTCSGSSVGMVIYRGKRSPE, encoded by the exons ATGTGCAGTGGAAAAGGTAAATCTTCGGTACTTATTGGATTTATCCTCATCAGTCTTGAAATG ATTGTTTCAGCTAACACAG GTTTCTCTATATCCATATATAATGTGACATCAAGAAACATATATCTCAGATGGTCCAAGTTTTCAGGAGCCTTTTCCTACAGaatcacagcaacccccatgaACACAGTAGGCCACCCTTTGCTGGCGCACTTCAATGATGTTCCAGTTATAGGCGTTCTTACTTTACTAACTCCCAACACTGTCCACACTGTAAAAGTGGAAGCCATTGATAAGAATGGAATTATCCTGGCAGAAGCACAAACTATGCAGTTAACAG CTCCTGAGATACCTGCTATTGACCAAGCTTATTCAAAACTGAGCAACAGTATCACAGTGGAATGGGCAGCTGTTCCTGGGGCTACCAGTTATTTACTGACTGCACAGGACGGAGAGTCTTTCATTGAAACTATAGTCATAAATTCACCAGGCACAGTGACAGGATTGAAGGCTGCTACATTGTACAAAATCACCATCAGATCTATAAACTCTGGAGGAAGAAGCCTACCTTCGCCTTCAAAGAAGGCAAAGACAG TCTTGGCTGCTCCGGTCCTGTCTGTAAGTTCTCCAAGTTACGACTCCATAGTGGTGAGCTGGGGAGCTGTATATATGGCAGTTGGATTCTCTGTGTCCATCATGAGATCAGATGGTTTAGGCAGTATGACGAAAGAGAACACCACCCATACCTCCTTGGTATTTACCAGTCTAGATCCAGGAACTCTCTATACCATCAAGGCACATGCCTGGAATGTTAATGGGATACCTGGAGATGATTTCACGTACAACCAAATAACAA GTCCTCATGCACCATCAGATGTTCAAGTTGCTTTTGATAGTGGAACTTTGAGGGCCACTGTTTCTTGGATACCGACAGAGGGAACTTTAAATTACAGTGTGACAGCCAGCAGTGGAACCTCCAAACTGAACTGTAGCACATCTTCCACTTCCTGCACTTTGTCTTCACTCCAGTGTGGTTCTGAATACTCTGTTTATGTCATAGCAAATAATGGTGCTGGATCCAGTAAACCTACAGATGCAGTGAGTTTAAAAACTG TCCCTTGTGCACCAGGAAGTATAACAATAGAAGAGGACAACCCTGGTAAATTGTCAGTCTCATGGTCTAATGTAGATCTTGGAGATTATTATGTGGTTTTTGTGAAAAGCGATGATGGCTTGGAAGTGCACTGCAACACATCCCATACCCAATGCCACTTCCAATCAGATTGTGGTTTCACTTACTTCATTAGTGTCTTCGCATATAACAAGGCAGGACAGAGTCCTTTAGGGGATGTACTCAATTATACTACTG CACCTTGTTGCCCCAGTGACTTTTACCCAGTGTTTGTGTCCAGTGATACAGTTGAGATTGTCTGGTCTCCTGTCCGTGGTGCTGAAATGTATGAAACAAAAGCTGTTGATGGAGTTGGTGTAGTATTGTGTAATGACACTGCCACAATTTGCATCCTGTCTGCATTGCAATGTAACACCCAATATAACATCACTGTGTATTCTTACAGTGAAATCAGGGGCAGCAATACATCATGTGTATCTAAATATGTGGCAACAG cTCCTTGTTGCCCTAATGATCTGACAGTAACTCAAGTGATGCAGTCTATAACAAATATCAGCTGGTCGGTTGGGGCTGGTGCAAAGACATACATAACAATACTGGAATCACCAAAAGGACCGGCCAAGTGCCACACACTTCAAAACCACTGTCTCCTGGGATGCATTACATGTGGCACCACCTATACAGTGTCTCTGAAAGTGATTAGTGAAACTGGTTTGGCCTCAGACTGCACATATCAAGACTATTCTTCTA gtGCTTGCTGTCCTTCTGGGGTGAAATTATATAGATTGCGCAATAATGGTATCCGAATATACTGGCGAGCTTCTGCAGGGTTGATAAAGTATAGTACAGATCTATATGGATCAAAAGGCAATTTCACCTGTACCCCTACTTCAGGTTTGAGTTATTGTGATGTCACCGAGATACCTTGTGGGGATGTCTATACAGTGGTAGTTTCTCCAGTTCCTGAGAAAGGATCAAAGCTTACATTTTGCCCTAAAAAAATATATTCAG TGACCTGCTCTGGAAGTTCTGTTGGAATGG TGATCTATAGAGGAAAGAGAAGTCCAGAATAA
- the FNDC7 gene encoding fibronectin type III domain-containing protein 7 isoform X10 produces the protein MCSGKGKSSVLIGFILISLEMIVSANTAPEIPAIDQAYSKLSNSITVEWAAVPGATSYLLTAQDGESFIETIVINSPGTVTGLKAATLYKITIRSINSGGRSLPSPSKKAKTVLAAPVLSVSSPSYDSIVVSWGAVYMAVGFSVSIMRSDGLGSMTKENTTHTSLVFTSLDPGTLYTIKAHAWNVNGIPGDDFTYNQITSPHAPSDVQVAFDSGTLRATVSWIPTEGTLNYSVTASSGTSKLNCSTSSTSCTLSSLQCGSEYSVYVIANNGAGSSKPTDAVSLKTVPCAPGSITIEEDNPGKLSVSWSNVDLGDYYVVFVKSDDGLEVHCNTSHTQCHFQSDCGFTYFISVFAYNKAGQSPLGDVLNYTTAPCCPSDFYPVFVSSDTVEIVWSPVRGAEMYETKAVDGVGVVLCNDTATICILSALQCNTQYNITVYSYSEIRGSNTSCVSKYVATAPCSPEIKSISQDDLSIISVHWQANNDETIYTVTARGEAGLWRCTSSGNSCSITDLPCGSVFSVSAVAITTAGQSLPSYSVPLETAPCCPNDLTVTQVMQSITNISWSVGAGAKTYITILESPKGPAKCHTLQNHCLLGCITCGTTYTVSLKVISETGLASDCTYQDYSSSACCPSGVKLYRLRNNGIRIYWRASAGLIKYSTDLYGSKGNFTCTPTSGLSYCDVTEIPCGDVYTVVVSPVPEKGSKLTFCPKKIYSVTCSGSSVGMVIYRGKRSPE, from the exons ATGTGCAGTGGAAAAGGTAAATCTTCGGTACTTATTGGATTTATCCTCATCAGTCTTGAAATG ATTGTTTCAGCTAACACAG CTCCTGAGATACCTGCTATTGACCAAGCTTATTCAAAACTGAGCAACAGTATCACAGTGGAATGGGCAGCTGTTCCTGGGGCTACCAGTTATTTACTGACTGCACAGGACGGAGAGTCTTTCATTGAAACTATAGTCATAAATTCACCAGGCACAGTGACAGGATTGAAGGCTGCTACATTGTACAAAATCACCATCAGATCTATAAACTCTGGAGGAAGAAGCCTACCTTCGCCTTCAAAGAAGGCAAAGACAG TCTTGGCTGCTCCGGTCCTGTCTGTAAGTTCTCCAAGTTACGACTCCATAGTGGTGAGCTGGGGAGCTGTATATATGGCAGTTGGATTCTCTGTGTCCATCATGAGATCAGATGGTTTAGGCAGTATGACGAAAGAGAACACCACCCATACCTCCTTGGTATTTACCAGTCTAGATCCAGGAACTCTCTATACCATCAAGGCACATGCCTGGAATGTTAATGGGATACCTGGAGATGATTTCACGTACAACCAAATAACAA GTCCTCATGCACCATCAGATGTTCAAGTTGCTTTTGATAGTGGAACTTTGAGGGCCACTGTTTCTTGGATACCGACAGAGGGAACTTTAAATTACAGTGTGACAGCCAGCAGTGGAACCTCCAAACTGAACTGTAGCACATCTTCCACTTCCTGCACTTTGTCTTCACTCCAGTGTGGTTCTGAATACTCTGTTTATGTCATAGCAAATAATGGTGCTGGATCCAGTAAACCTACAGATGCAGTGAGTTTAAAAACTG TCCCTTGTGCACCAGGAAGTATAACAATAGAAGAGGACAACCCTGGTAAATTGTCAGTCTCATGGTCTAATGTAGATCTTGGAGATTATTATGTGGTTTTTGTGAAAAGCGATGATGGCTTGGAAGTGCACTGCAACACATCCCATACCCAATGCCACTTCCAATCAGATTGTGGTTTCACTTACTTCATTAGTGTCTTCGCATATAACAAGGCAGGACAGAGTCCTTTAGGGGATGTACTCAATTATACTACTG CACCTTGTTGCCCCAGTGACTTTTACCCAGTGTTTGTGTCCAGTGATACAGTTGAGATTGTCTGGTCTCCTGTCCGTGGTGCTGAAATGTATGAAACAAAAGCTGTTGATGGAGTTGGTGTAGTATTGTGTAATGACACTGCCACAATTTGCATCCTGTCTGCATTGCAATGTAACACCCAATATAACATCACTGTGTATTCTTACAGTGAAATCAGGGGCAGCAATACATCATGTGTATCTAAATATGTGGCAACAG CTCCATGCAGTCCTGAAATAAAAAGCATCTCACAGGATGATCTTTCCATAATTAGTGTACACTGGCAGGCCAATAATGATGAAACTATATACACTGTTACTGCTAGAGGAGAGGCTGGATTGTGGCGTTGCACAAGTTCCGGAAATTCCTGTAGCATAACTGATCTTCCCTGTGGATCAGTTTTCTCAGTTAGTGCTGTGGCAATTACAACAGCAGGACAGAGCTTACCTAGTTACAGTGTCCCTTTAGAGACAG cTCCTTGTTGCCCTAATGATCTGACAGTAACTCAAGTGATGCAGTCTATAACAAATATCAGCTGGTCGGTTGGGGCTGGTGCAAAGACATACATAACAATACTGGAATCACCAAAAGGACCGGCCAAGTGCCACACACTTCAAAACCACTGTCTCCTGGGATGCATTACATGTGGCACCACCTATACAGTGTCTCTGAAAGTGATTAGTGAAACTGGTTTGGCCTCAGACTGCACATATCAAGACTATTCTTCTA gtGCTTGCTGTCCTTCTGGGGTGAAATTATATAGATTGCGCAATAATGGTATCCGAATATACTGGCGAGCTTCTGCAGGGTTGATAAAGTATAGTACAGATCTATATGGATCAAAAGGCAATTTCACCTGTACCCCTACTTCAGGTTTGAGTTATTGTGATGTCACCGAGATACCTTGTGGGGATGTCTATACAGTGGTAGTTTCTCCAGTTCCTGAGAAAGGATCAAAGCTTACATTTTGCCCTAAAAAAATATATTCAG TGACCTGCTCTGGAAGTTCTGTTGGAATGG TGATCTATAGAGGAAAGAGAAGTCCAGAATAA